In Parasteatoda tepidariorum isolate YZ-2023 chromosome 2, CAS_Ptep_4.0, whole genome shotgun sequence, one DNA window encodes the following:
- the LOC107437291 gene encoding PWWP domain-containing protein 2B — MEGKPSISEMATDTDSDVTKLKGTKILVLVEDALIDVLVVSFNVGTKIYQGALLDITKKNAPYGIVPPAPEVPKDENGPTSTTADTTEEKVDKLYALKQRHTYYQVTPGATPFFFGYRFARNAKDKNVRMRRLRPRKVLCSQCQKVVAENDPNKKKFPGVVTRNSANKILQQGGAVNNSKSGANTGSVVNSNQRISTRSTKIDSSDKCDSASINTVSSSDTKNDCVHDSESKTGDLKLNRSEKMVLRKRKSTDIENTEPSCCAAPPEKLKRIDLVKSEEVDSGSVTTGGNNATSKQGLAKTSPVIKISFANPQGKESVLKIPARIKNASDTEEDSNWSLQENSDYSTKNFSSAKAAKKALKRAKKEAQKRAVTTANSPTTAVLSPSNENGDTHAADKEKHHHHKHKVKRKRKHKNGETETEKCDLENTDTRNVFNANGNDGWCLRTSFPGDIVSAELNKTSVFDEVKSKCYKKLSISLKRLNAKAYMRCSPKYSIEEDSVASDVSSASNNSVCSGSGSDYGDVPDFPKHSSPLRDNDKVKSLTMRIRTQSVKKCILDIGREMTVGDIVWGKIHGFPWWPGKVLALTVSQSYNGAPVNQQAHVTWFGSSTSSFMPCNQLTPFLDDFKIRFNKKKRGPYKEAIKQAISEAQKPHSDISELGLMPS; from the exons ATGGAGGGTAAGCCTAGCATATCAGAAATGGCGACCGATACGGACTCTGATGTCACAAAATTGAAGGGgacaaaaattttagtattagtGGAAGATGCTCTTATTGATGTTTTAGTCGTGTCATTTAATGTAGGGACCAAAATATACCAAGGAGCATTGCTGGACATCAcgaaaaa aaATGCACCGTATGGAATAGTACCTCCTGCTCCAGAAGTCCCTAAAGATGAAAATGGGCCTACCAGTACTACTGCAGACACTACCGAAGAAAAAGTGGATAAATTATATGCACTAAAGCAAAGACACACCTACTACCAAGTTACCCCTGGTGCAACTCCATTTTTCTTTGGTTATCGATTTGCACGAAATGCTAAAGATAAAAATGTCCGTATGAGAAGACTTCGACCTCGTAAGGTTCTCTGTTCTCAGTGTCAAAAAGTTGTTGCTGAAAATGAtcccaataaaaagaaatttccagGGGTCGTTACTAGAAATTCTGCTAATAAAATACTGCAACAAGGTGGTGCTGTCAATAACTCCAAAAGTGGTGCTAATACGGGTAGTGTAGTAAATTCAAATCAAAGAATATCTACCAGAAGTACAAAAATTGACTCTTCAGATAAATGTGATAGTGCCTCTATAAATACAGTGTCATCTAGTGATACAAAAAATGACTGTGTTCATGATAGTGAAtcaaaaacaggagacttgaaATTAAATAGATCTGAAAAAATGGTGTTGCGTAAAAGAAAATCTACGGACATAGAAAATACTGAACCTTCTTGTTGTGCTGCACCACCAGAAAAACTTAAACGAATCGATTTAGTAAAAAGTGAAGAAGTTGATTCTGGTTCTGTTACTACTGGAGGCAATAATGCAACATCTAAGCAAGGTCTTGCTAAAACCAGTCCTGtgatcaaaatttcttttgctaATCCTCAAGGCAAAGAATCTGTTCTAAAAATTCCTGCCAGAATCAAAAATGCTAGTGATACGGAAGAAGACAGCAATTGGTCTTTGCAAGAAAATTCTGATTACAGCACCAAAAACTTTTCTAGTGCAAAAGCTGCTAAAAAAGCTCTTAAACGAGCTAAGAAAGAAGCTCAGAAACGGGCAGTGACTACAGCGAACTCTCCAACAACAGCAGTCTTGAGCCCCAGTAATGAAAATGGAGATACTCATGCTGCTGACAAAGAAAAACACCATCACCATAAGCATAAAGTGAAACGAAAGCGGAAACATAAAAATGGCGAGACTGAAACTGAAAAGTGTGATTTAGAAAATACAGATACGCGAAATGTTTTCAATGCAAATGGAAACGATGGCTGGTGTCTAAGAACCTCTTTTCCAGGAGACATTGTTTCTGCCGAATTGAACAAGACCAGTGTGTTTGATGAAGTCAAAagcaaatgttataaaaaactaTCAATTAGCTTAAAACGTCTGAACGCCAAAGCTTATATGAGATGTAGTCCCAAATATTCTATTGAAGAAGACTCAGTTGCTAGTGATGTTAGCAGTGCTAGCAATAATAGTGTTTGTTCTGGTTCTGGGAGTGATTATGGTGATGTTCCAGATTTTCCGAAGCATTCATCACCACTCAGGGACAATGACAAAGTTAAATCATTAACAATGAGGATAAGAACTCAAAGTGTTAAAAAGTGTATTCTAGACATTGGTCGTGAAATGACAGTAGGTGATATTGTATGGGGTAAAATTCATGGTTTTCCTTGGTGGCCTGGAAAAGTGCTAGCTCTTACTGTTTCTCAAAGTTACAATGGTGCACCTGTTAATCAGCAAGCGCACGTGACTTGGTTTGGTTCTTCAACATCCTCCTTTATGCCTTGTAATCAATTAACACCATTTTTGgacgattttaaaattaggttcAATAAAAAGAAGAGAGGTCCTTACAAGGAAGCTATAAAACAAGCTATTTCAGAGGCTCAGAAACCTCATAGTGATATTAGTGAATTAGGGCTTATGCCTTCTTAG